From Arachis stenosperma cultivar V10309 chromosome 2, arast.V10309.gnm1.PFL2, whole genome shotgun sequence, one genomic window encodes:
- the LOC130962314 gene encoding Golgi SNAP receptor complex member 1-2 produces MRDQNLELQESGWEELRKEARKIEGDLDVKLSSYAKLGTRFTQGQSPGYVDGSSPSLGSSRSWKSMEMEIQSLLEKLLDINDSMSRCAASAGPATSVTQKLARHRDILHEFTQEFRRIKGNINSMREHAELLSSVRDDITDIKTSGSMSPRNQLLRERAAIHGSISHIDDVISQAQATRAVLGSQRALFGDVQGKVKLLGDKFPVIRTLLVSIRRKRSRDTLILSAVIAACTLFIIIYWLSK; encoded by the exons ATGAGGGATCAGAATCTTGAGCTGCAGGAATCGGGTTGGGAGGAGCTTCGAAAGGAAGCTCGCAAGATCGAAGGCGATCTCGACGTCAAGCTCTCTTCCTACGCCAAACTCGGCACAAGGTTCACCCAAGGACAATCACCAG GTTACGTGGATGGAAGCTCACCATCTCTTGGGTCCAGTAGGTCCTGGAAGTCCATGGAAATGGAAATCCAATCCTTGCTCGAGAAACTATTGGACATAAATGATTCAATGAGCAGATGTGCTGCATCTGCTGGGCCAGCTACTTCTGTAACTCAAAAGTTGGCTAGGCACAGAGATATTCTTCATGAGTTCACACAG GAATTCAGACGTATCAAGGGGAACATAAACTCAATGAGGGAACATGCTGAACTTTTGAGTTCTGTCAGGGATGATATTACTGATATTAAG ACATCGGGTAGTATGTCACCAAGGAATCAATTATTACGGGAGAGAGCTGCCATCCATGGAAGTATATCTCAT ATAGATGATGTGATTAGTCAAGCTCAAGCAACAAGAGCAGTCTTAGGTTCTCAAAGAGCATTGTTCGGTGATGTTCAAGGAAAAGTGAAACTTCTCGGTGACAAGTTCCCCGTTATTCGTACCCTACTTG TTTCAATTAGAAGGAAGCGCTCAAGGGATACCCTTATTCTGTCGGCAGTAATTGCAGCTTGTACGTTGTTCATCATCATCTACTGGCTTTCAAagtaa